The following proteins are encoded in a genomic region of Oncorhynchus kisutch isolate 150728-3 linkage group LG4, Okis_V2, whole genome shotgun sequence:
- the LOC109889854 gene encoding barrier-to-autointegration factor-like, with protein sequence MSTTSQKHRDFVAEPMGDKPVTALSGIGEVLGKKLEEQGFDRAFVVLGQYLLLRKDGELFTEWLKDTSGANTRNATSCSQCLREWCDAFL encoded by the exons ATGTCGACCACTTCTCAGAAGCACAGGGACTTCGTTGCAGAACCCATGGGCGATAAACCGGTGACTGCACTGTCGGGAATTGGCGAGGTCTTGGGAAAAAAACTGGAGGAGCAAGGTTTTGACAGA GCCTTTGTGGTTCTGGGTCAGTACTTGCTGCTGCGGAAGGATGGGGAGCTGTTCACTGAGTGGCTGAAAGACACCAGCGGAGCCAACACCAGGAATGCTACATCCTGCTCCCAGTGCCTGAGAGAGTGGTGTGATGCATTCCTATGA